A stretch of DNA from Fibrobacter succinogenes:
AGCATTATCTCTAATAACCTCTATGGGAATCAAACATTTTGACGAGCCAAGACAATAATCTACAATAGGAATTATTGCAGTTTTACCCGTTCTTGATTTCCCTGTAATAACATTAACTTTCCCTAACTCGAACTTTATAATTCGAGGCCCAAAATTTTCATTTTTCGGCCAAATGACAATATTTTTTACTTGAAAATTCATAGAACAACTCCAAACAAAGAGAGTAATGTATTTAAATTCACTTGAGAAAACCACTTACCTAAAATTTCTGCTTTCTTTTGAAGTTTCATTATAGGCAAATTTTTCAATACAGACATCTGATTATCATCCAGTGACTTAGGATACAATTTTGCAGTTTCGCAATCCCAAACCAACAAACCAAAACTCACAGCAAAATCTACGGATTTCAACGCAATTTCCTTATCCTCATTTATTTTAGAAACAAGGGAGGCTAAAATGTCGGACTGCTTTTTATCAGTAAAACTCTGCACATATGCAGCAACAGTTGTTGTTCGATTTGTTATCCGTTCGTTATAATTTTTTGACATGAGCAAAGAATACACCAAAAAATCCTCGATAACAACAGCAGCATCATTTGTAGAATGATGTTCAACATAACTTTTATTAAAAGCCCATAAAAGGAAAGCTCCTATAAGAGGAGTATTCCATTCTTCATACTCTTCTACTAAACTGCTCATTCTATTCCTGCTTTAATTTATTTTTCCAATCTGGATGCCAACCTAATTCTTCATTATTAGACAAAGCATGATAAGACCCTGCAACAGTTTTATAAGGAGGCTTATGCACTCCTAATTGCATATCCTTATCCATACAATTAATCATCAACAAATGCCCCCTTTGAACATCATCCGATGATTGCATAGTCAAAGATATTTTTTTACGTTCTGATTTATAGGCATCAATCAAATTCTTTTCAAAAATTGCTATATCTTCTTTAGATATTATATCATCATCTATCCATTTAATTCTATTTTCGCCAGCTCTATAAAAATCCAATACAGCAGTTATTTTTTCATCCTGATCTGCATTTACAAAGTCCATTTGTCTAATATAAGTTGGTTTTTGGTTTACTTGATTTTCTGCATAATCGTTTCCAGGAAGTTTTGATCCAGCAAAATCAATCAAGCAATCGTTATTTAATTTTTTTATTTGCGGATACGCATACTTAACCAAATCTT
This window harbors:
- a CDS encoding three component ABC system middle component: MSSLVEEYEEWNTPLIGAFLLWAFNKSYVEHHSTNDAAVVIEDFLVYSLLMSKNYNERITNRTTTVAAYVQSFTDKKQSDILASLVSKINEDKEIALKSVDFAVSFGLLVWDCETAKLYPKSLDDNQMSVLKNLPIMKLQKKAEILGKWFSQVNLNTLLSLFGVVL